Proteins encoded by one window of Plasmodium falciparum 3D7 genome assembly, chromosome: 4:
- a CDS encoding mediator of RNA polymerase II transcription subunit 8, putative, with translation MMYSTTNDKSENEDLNDVIEININNIANKLANILYITNVGMKENCELKNNLHFSKFLNDMRSYCVNLIQSINNLNSNFYNLTCLPVHSIPRNPYTNILDINVITNNISVDDNADKIKEKQTLLQSFHNKYDKNKTTFHQSIKHIETFNDQLFSALNNLDHIKMSIKYQDQESSTYGNVVSERLKNKQKDHEHLELYIARVHYGLF, from the coding sequence aTGATGTATAGTACTACTAATGATAAATCAGAGAATGAAGATTTGAATGATGTGAtcgaaataaatattaacaaCATTGCAAACAAGCTAGccaacattttatatattactaatGTTGGGATGAAAGAAAATTGTGAATTAAAGAATAATTTACACTTTTCCAAGTTTTTAAATGATATGAGATCTTATTGTGTTAATTTAATTCAGTCGATTAATAATTTGAAcagtaatttttataatttaacatGTTTACCTGTACATTCCATTCCACGGAATCCTTATACGAATATTTTAGATATCAATGttattacaaataatataagtgTAGATGATAATgctgataaaataaaagaaaaacaaacaTTATTACAATCATTTcacaataaatatgataaaaataaaaccacTTTTCATCAATCTATTAAACATATCGAAACTTTTAATGACCAACTTTTTTCAGCCTTAAATAATTTAGATCATATCAAAATGTCCATAAAATATCAAGACCAAGAATCATCTACTTATGGAAATGTTGTTTCTGAGAGAttgaaaaataaacaaaaagatCATGAACATTTAGAGTTATATATCGCTAGAGTACATTATGGTTTattctaa
- a CDS encoding PP-loop family protein, putative has protein sequence MYLLCIFLYILSFLCFTICIKRKQNVSKRWQFFIPHINKEGLYNIMDKKIIRVNKNKRFHRNVVCSNRLSEFIDRDININNKMKNIKELKKKHIDNNILIKADIFSNIIEKKNNSNLFFKKFCSFINMEYDETTKDLEELKINKRLKNNNNDNNNNNNNNMYDNKSNNIHNNNNNNSDNLIKCIKKNQDVLQLVEGYWLLTLKNKYMFSFLKKKKKIIFSVSSGVDSLCLLYSFIFVIYKILISMIYKNKSYFGFMNKINSVYSFTHEDIIDIIKEYRYENNVSFFLSILSKIIVIYCHHNTRKECTSEMYFLKNICKKFGIHFKSKKLTEKSIQKLNVINLKTKKKNYESNVNKKININMMKNKKNFLLLARTWRRNIYVHLSNDILKRDMNNNIYHNNKMKDSHNNNNNNDNNNTSMKDPLNMLDAYTYEKYIYDINNYIKITNKKCITNVLIKKESFSKEYSNDSIMRKKKKEGLLFNNIMNLQNNNIKIINNTCSNNIYNMKYTNVFLNKYCILKKKIKSIVFLGHHQNDNNETVLLQFFRGVFLKNLRGIKFLTYYKNCLLYRPFIKLNKLHLYRYMQLINKTWNFDSSNNNMSISRNFIRNVVIPNITHMLKDKSYKNRENHNIDKEINEKNDKHMLDDNVCVDYHDETPLHNKKEMNKYDHVEISKNNIVNKNNELKNQHVYVNTSLDRRLKNVLRQTTNLENYLNYYDNMFFTYLKKKYYKRCMSTTKKITHEEETYTNVHDTHNGNIKNKRNITKIHKSYNTYKNSDINLINRNVHLKKNIKCYNYQDAHNIFMNEYFKMQNNLYNIFFPRYNMETLIKINKKLYEKNIYLKIFNFFELLLLPSKLIRLEILYNIIRKYVKVNIKYAKIERIYEQMIAYINEYIKRDKTKYGTTQSFHQSHIFNDDDTMFDNKMRVQNKSKKENKILNVKIKDLFGDTKIEEVNFVVINITKSKSILLQNNLFRIIERDMIEDITKGRKRLHMDDNKRDDNKRDDNKRDDNKRDDNKRDDNKRDDNKRDDNKRDDNKRDDNKRDDNKRDDNKRDDNKRDDKKDTHIQHDKDITSQTFFPHNKITIANEKCIKNDEYIDNSLVCFKEKSANIFVHNNISTEVSRLKKYDITKKNDKKNIFLLIKKRKKKKKEKFHIHIRYIKKNDYVYLEKKKISVNKFLTLHKIPYIYQTALPVIEIINFNNNHILFFYLFPEVKSPYFTLREKTFPQKYMNTHFVYSIKFKGIRD, from the coding sequence atgtatttattatgtatatttttatatattttatcatttctaTGTTTTaccatatgtataaaaagaaaacaaaatgtGTCGAAGAGATGGCAATTTTTCATAccacatataaataaggaaggattatataacattatggataagaaaattataagggtgaataaaaataaaaggttCCATAGAAATGTTGTGTGTAGTAATCGTTTATCAGAATTTATAGATAgagatattaatataaataataagatgaagaatataaaggaattaaaaaaaaaacatattgataataatattttgataaaagCAGATATATTTAGTAATATCattgagaaaaaaaataatagcaatttattttttaaaaaattttgttcttttataaatatggaaTATGATGAAACAACAAAAGATTTGGAAgagttaaaaataaataaacgtttgaaaaataacaataatgataataataataataataataataatatgtatgataataaaagtaacaatatacataataataataataataatagtgataatttgattaaatgtattaaaaagaatCAAGATGTTTTACAACTTGTGGAAGGCTACTGGTTAttaacattaaaaaataaatatatgttttcttttttaaaaaaaaaaaaaaaaataatttttagtgTAAGCTCAGGGGTAGATTCTTTGTGTCTACtttattcattcatatttgtaatttataaaatattaataagtatgatatataaaaataaaagttatTTTGgttttatgaataaaataaatagtgTATATTCATTTACCCATGAAGATATTATAGATATTATTAAAGAATATagatatgaaaataatgtttcattttttttatcaattttaagtaaaataattgttatatattgtCATCATAACACAAGAAAAGAATGCACAAGCGAAATGtattttcttaaaaatatttgtaaaaaatttGGTATTCATTTTAAATCCAAAAAATTAACAGAAAAGAgtatacaaaaattaaacGTCATcaatttaaaaacaaaaaaaaaaaattatgaaagtAACGTaaacaagaaaataaatataaatatgatgaagaataaaaaaaacttcTTATTATTAGCACGAACATGGAgaagaaatatttatgttcatCTAtctaatgatatattaaaaagggacatgaataataacatatatcataataataaaatgaaagattcccataataataataataataatgataataataatacaagtaTGAAGGATCCCTTAAACATGTTAGATGCTTatacatatgaaaaatatatatatgatataaataattatattaaaataacaaataaaaaatgtattacaaatgtattaataaagaaagaaagcTTTTCAAAGGAATACTCCAATGATTCTATTAtgagaaagaagaaaaaggaaGGTTTACTATTCAACAACATAAtgaatttacaaaataataatattaaaattattaataatacttgtagtaataatatatataatatgaaatataccaatgtatttttaaataaatattgtattttaaaaaaaaaaataaaatcgaTTGTATTTCTAGGACACCatcaaaatgataataatgaaactGTTTTACTACAATTTTTTAGAGGTGtttttcttaaaaatttAAGAGGAATAAAATTTctaacatattataaaaattgtttattatatagaccttttattaaattaaataaacttCATTTGTATAGATACATGCaactaataaataaaacctGGAACTTTGATtcttctaataataatatgtctaTATCTAGAAATTTTATTAGAAACGTTGTTATACCCAATATCACACACATGCTAAAAGATaaaagttataaaaatagGGAGAATCACAACAtagataaagaaataaacgAAAAGAATGATAAGCATATGTTAGATGATAATGTTTGTGTTGATTACCATGATGAAACCCCCCTTCATAACAAGAAAGAAATGAACAAATATGATCATGTAGAAATatctaaaaataatattgtaaataaaaataacgaATTAAAAAATCAACATGTGTATGTAAACACATCTTTAGATAGAagattaaaaaatgtattaaggCAAACAACTAATTTAGAAAATTACTTAAACTATTATGACAATATGTTctttacatatttaaaaaagaaatattacaAAAGATGTATGAGCACAACGAAAAAGATAACACATGAAGAAGAGACATACACGAATGTACATGATACACATAatggaaatattaaaaataaaaggaatattacaaaaatacataaatcttataatacatataaaaattcagATATCAATTTAATTAATAGGAATGttcatttgaaaaaaaatattaaatgttaCAATTATCAAGATgctcataatatttttatgaatgaatattttaaaatgcaaaataatttatataatatttttttccctaGATATAATATGGAAAccttaataaaaataaataaaaaattatatgagaaaaatatttatttaaaaatttttaatttttttgaacttttattattacccTCTAAACTAATTAGActagaaatattatataatattataagaaaatatgtAAAGGTGAATATTAAATATGCAAAGATCGAAAGGATATATGAACAGATGATagcatatataaatgaatatataaaaagggaTAAAACGAAATATGGTACAACTCAGTCTTTTCATCAGTCACATATctttaatgatgatgatactATGTTCGATAATAAAATGAGGGttcaaaataaaagtaaaaaggaaaataaaatattaaatgtaaaaataaaggatTTGTTTGGGGATACAAAAATAGAGGAAGTTAATTTTGTTGTTATTAACATAACGAAAAGTAAGAGCATTCTTCTTcagaataatttatttagaaTAATAGAAAGGGATATGATTGAAGATATAACAAAAGGGAGAAAAAGACTTCACATGGACGATAATAAAAGGGACGATAATAAAAGGGACGATAATAAAAGGGACGATAATAAAAGGGACGATAATAAAAGGGACGATAATAAAAGGGACGATAATAAAAGGGACGATAATAAAAGGGACGATAATAAAAGGGACGATAATAAAAGGGACGATAATAAAAGGGACGATAATAAAAGGGACGATAATAAAAGGgatgataaaaaagataCACATATACAACATGATAAGGATATAACCTCGCAGACATTTTTTccacataataaaattacaaTTGCAAATGagaaatgtataaaaaatgatgaatatatagACAATTCATTAGTGTgctttaaagaaaaaagtgCTAACATTTTTGTACATAATAACATTTCAACAGAAGTATCtagattaaaaaaatatgatattacaaaaaagaatgataaaaagaatatttttcttctcataaaaaagaggaaaaaaaaaaaaaaagaaaaatttcaTATACACATtcgttatataaaaaaaaatgattatgtttatttagaaaaaaaaaaaattagtgtTAACAAATTTTTAACACTTCATAAgataccatatatatatcaaacaGCTTTACCAGTTAttgaaataattaattttaacaacaatcatattttatttttttatctttttcctGAAGTAAAAAGTCCTTATTTCACCTTACGAGAAAAAACATTTccacaaaaatatatgaacacgCATTTTGTTTATAGCATTAAATTTAAGGGAATAAGAGACTAA
- a CDS encoding DEAD box ATP-dependent RNA helicase, putative, with product MLCASKIKHDEKSYRNIFSYIFQKIKRKRKQNNYVFTKNIINDVLCIRDSIKKDEIEEEEKKKKIIEEKEGTFLINFVNEKNKIIYDNINDLNKYCIDKFKKYKCDVYISTSSNREYVPYYIYDFFINYPLLKWYITNKTTHKISDNYMNSNRCISSNYHMCRKKKKKYNNFRECKRVYYIQKNIKRYSMNNLFDNKNNICKYLILNKKRLEANNLFNLIKYYNVHKKELFLSSLEHKKLDNINFDSYIKLSLIKNFNVKYLTTVQYVTFPLFLKNYDLLISSFKSSGKTLAYMNCLVHKIIIQINNLRKKTNIKDNYVLGLIICPNVILVEQSYGILKKLIMYHPYNIICYYMHGKKYINIQDEIKNLKKKRPHIIITTPGYLMNFIKYFKNFSQIFFLCDTLIIDEAHFLVDNNYMKNILIIKNILPKSHQTILLTCIVNNFLKNLAYRFLRLHYIHINLINNCIYDHEQLLDPSINQQYQETNKNIIKNIQHITNNINHMNKSKYQLIVQNGFKRLINFNLQLYNELNNKHIYPPNNILFYDNIGKLWYPKEANIFFQNVQSQYNLDNDNITLEEKKKNKNKIIIKKNKIIIKKNNIIIKKNNNNNNNNNNNNVDINDDTQIYDSSKESNYILPFSKKEMKIKKLKLSNSDYNRYHCSHHNKNDNKYIPTHVLLKQEYLIYESNKLSLILFNILHNELITNNNINIVIFMPTVKILQFFYVIYKHYIFKGYIFLLYLKLKKIKWKHPQDIKSYLANHSTYYDKDTVNFTVSSNPYIITNDSTIYQNFNVIHSYDHSVNTNHIIKNDEFTIKRNGEFTIKRNGEVTIKRNGEVTIKKNDDVTIKQNDDVTIKQNDDVTIKQNDDVTIKQNDDVTIKQNDEVTIKQNDNFTNEHMCNYLLNYIQQCTDEYEELKDVSILSLHSKMSLDKKRYTLNCFNGTNLDNEDDEKKKKKKKKKILFATSLLHQGIELNKVNLVIHLGMCKNVDEYILRTNIVTTKYTRGRSLLLLNELEAHYLYILYKNNIPITPINKNYINLVYKNNLLLQHLLNYKYDMGTHEMENINTDIKHKCDKKMNDTNKNIDDQKNIYHENNCSIQIQTFNNYYYKKDENNFFQYNYHNEKDYKNIFFTFNIKHIEWHKYKHLLSSCELMYRSFLGFYCEKNEFLKYEKWQVPSLIKNIIYSFGYLENFYITKCMAARLQIINAPDTFIKFNATSKSVLISSLPTYKSYKSKTNEFKLKKCANQNSTNINTPNINNYNKHNTNYDYLKDDDPLNDFNLLKPNDENQNMQTHPLYFTFHKYVS from the coding sequence ATGTTATGTGCttctaaaataaaacatgatGAGAAAtcatatagaaatatattttcgtacatttttcaaaaaataaaaagaaaaaggaaacaaAACAATTAtgtatttacaaaaaatataataaatgatgtTTTATGTATTCGTGATAGTATCAAAAAAGATGAgatagaagaagaagaaaaaaaaaaaaaaattattgaagAAAAGGAAGGaacttttttaattaattttgtaaatgaaaagaataaaataatttatgataatataaacgatctaaataaatattgtatagacaaatttaaaaaatacaaatgtGATGTCTATATATCTACGTCATCTAATAGAGAATATGtaccatattatatatatgatttttttataaactaTCCATTATTAAAATGGTACATTACAAATAAAACTACACACAAAATCAgtgataattatatgaatagtaATCGTTGTATTAGTAGTAATTATCATATgtgtagaaaaaaaaaaaaaaaatataataattttaggGAATGTAAAAgggtttattatatacaaaaaaatataaaaagatattCAATGAATAATTTgtttgataataaaaataatatttgtaaatatttgattttaaataaaaaaagactAGAAgctaataatttatttaatttaataaaatattataatgttcataaaaaagaattgtTCTTATCGTCTTTAGAACATAAAAAACTTGATAACATAAATTTCGATAGTTATATTAAGTTAAgtcttataaaaaatttcaaTGTTAAATATTTAACAACCGTTCAATATGTTACCTttccattatttttaaaaaactatgatttattaatatcttcATTTAAGAGCTCAGGGAAAACATTAGCTTATATGAATTGTCTtgtacataaaataataatacaaataaataatttaagaaaaaaaacaaatataaaggaTAATTATGTTTTAGGTTTAATAATATGTCCAAATGTTATATTAGTCGAACAGTCCTAtggaattttaaaaaaattaattatgtatcatccatataatattatttgttattatatgcatgggaagaaatatataaatatacaagatgaaataaagaatttaaaaaaaaaaagaccacatattattataactacACCAGGATATTTaatgaattttataaaatatttcaaaaattttTCACAAATCTTCTTTTTATGTGATACATTAATAATTGATGAAGCGCATTTTCTTgtagataataattatatgaaaaatatattaataataaaaaatatattaccaaAATCTCATCAAactatattattaacatgtATTGTTAATAATTTTCTTAAGAATTTAGCATATAGATTTTTAAGATTgcattatatacatataaatttaataaataattgtatatatgatCATGAACAATTATTAGATCCTTCTATAAATCAACAATACcaagaaacaaataaaaatattattaaaaatattcagcatattacaaataatataaaccatATGAATAAAAGTAAATATCAACTAATCGTTCAAAATGGTTTTAAAAGacttataaattttaatctTCAGCTATATAACGAATTAAataacaaacatatatatccacctaataatatacttttttatgataatataggTAAGTTGTGGTATCCTAAAGaagcaaatatattttttcaaaacgTACAGAGTCAATATAATTTAgacaatgataatattacccttgaagaaaaaaaaaaaaataaaaataaaataataataaaaaaaaataaaataataataaaaaaaaataatataataataaaaaaaaataacaataataataataataataataataataatgtggaCATAAATGACGatacacaaatatatgaTTCATCAAAAGAATCTAATTATATCTTACCattttcaaaaaaagaaatgaaaatcaaaaaattaaaattatccaATAGTGATTATAATAGATATCATTGTTctcatcataataaaaatgataacaaatatatacctACACATGTACTCTTGAAACaagaatatttaatatatgaatctaacaaattatcattaattttattcaatattttacataacgaattaataacaaataataatataaatattgtaatatttatGCCTACCGTAAAAATCTTACAAttcttttatgttatatataaacattatatttttaaaggatatattttcttattatatttaaaattaaaaaaaatcaaatggAAACACCCACAAGACATTAAATCATATCTTGCAAATCATTCTACCTATTATGATAAAGATACGGTAAATTTTACTGTCTCTTCAAATCCTTACATAATAACAAATGATAGCACaatttatcaaaattttAATGTTATTCATTCTTATGACCACAGCGTAAATACAAATCACATCATCAAAAATGATGAGTTCACTATTAAACGAAATGGTGAGTTCACGATTAAACGAAATGGTGAAGTCACTATTAAACGAAATGGTGAAGTCacgattaaaaaaaatgatgatgtcACGATTAAACAAAATGATGATGTCACGATTAAACAAAATGATGATGTCACGATTAAACAAAATGATGATGTCACGATTAAACAAAATGATGATGTCACGATTAAACAAAATGATGAGGTCACGATtaaacaaaatgataattttaCAAATGAACACATGTGtaattatcttttaaattatatacaacaATGTACAGACgaatatgaagaattaaaagatgtttctattttatcattACATAGTAAAATGAGCCTAGATAAAAAAAGATACACTTTAAATTGTTTTAACGGTACCAACCTAGATAACgaagatgatgaaaaaaaaaaaaaaaaaaaaaaaaaaaaaatcttatTTGCCACATCATTATTACATCAAGGAATAGAATTAAATAAAGTTAATCTTGTAATACATTTAGGAATGTGTAAAAATGttgatgaatatattttaagaacTAACATAGTTACAACAAAATATACCAGGGGTAGgagtttattattattaaatgaattagAGGCacactatttatatatactgtataaaaataatattcctATTACtcctataaataaaaattatattaatcttgtttataaaaataatctaTTATTACAACATttgttaaattataaatatgatatggGAACACATGaaatggaaaatataaacacaGATATAAAACACAAATGtgacaaaaaaatgaatgacactaataaaaatattgatgatcagaaaaatatatatcatgaaAATAATTGTTCTATTCAAATACAAAcctttaataattattattataaaaaagatgaaaacaATTTCTTTCAATATAATTACCACAATGAAaaagattataaaaatattttttttacatttaatataaaacatatagaATGGCATAAATATAAGCacttattatcatcatgtGAATTAATGTATAGATCTTTTCTTGGATTCTAttgtgaaaaaaatgaattcttaaaatatgaaaaatggcAAGTTCCTAGtctaattaaaaatattatttattcgtTTGGATATTTGGAAAATTTctatataacaaaatgtaTGGCTGCTAGACTACAAATTATTAATGCACCAGATACCTTCATAAAATTTAATGCAACTTCAAAGAGTGTACTCATTTCATCCTTACCAACGTATAAAAGTTATAAATCAAAAACAAAcgaatttaaattaaaaaagtgTGCAAATCAAAACTCAACAAATATTAACACAccaaatataaacaattataataaacataatacTAATTATGATTATCTAAAGGATGATGATCCTTTAAatgattttaatttattgaaACCAAATGATGAAAACCAAAATATGCAAACACatcctttatattttacattccACAAATATGTATCTTAA